In one window of Posidoniimonas corsicana DNA:
- a CDS encoding NAD(P)(+) transhydrogenase (Re/Si-specific) subunit beta, whose protein sequence is MDQVLLSIPYLVAAVLFILSLKGLSSQETARRGNLYGIIGMAIAVGATMTSHEITSQGLVWVAVAVAIGAVVGAVMASRVAMTSMPEMVALLHSFVGAAAVLVGFASYFGPHGETVVGQRIHLTEIFLAVWIGAITFTGSVVAFLKLCGKLSGKPLLLPGRHLLNLAAVVLSAVLGVMFVLHLGGVAPLVLLLLATVIALLLGVHLVAAIGGADMPVVVSLLNSYSGWTAAAAGFMLSNDLLIVTGALVGASGAILSYIMCHAMNRSIWNVVFGGFGAEPKAAAGGESCSMEQAGTVTETSVSDLADELKRAENVIIVPGYGMAVARAQHAVREVGDKLRAQGKNVRFAIHPVAGRLPGHMNVLLAEASVPYDIVLEMDEINADFPDTDVVLVIGANDIVNPSALTDPGSPIAGMPVLEVWEAKRVVMLKRGRAAGYAGVDNPLFYYDNTHMLFGDAHDSMNELVGELS, encoded by the coding sequence TTGGACCAGGTCTTACTCTCCATCCCGTACCTCGTCGCGGCGGTGCTGTTCATCCTCAGCCTCAAGGGGCTCAGCAGCCAAGAGACCGCGCGCCGCGGCAACTTGTACGGCATCATCGGCATGGCGATCGCCGTGGGCGCGACGATGACCTCGCACGAGATCACCAGCCAGGGGCTGGTGTGGGTCGCGGTGGCGGTGGCGATCGGCGCCGTGGTGGGCGCCGTGATGGCCTCGCGGGTGGCGATGACCTCCATGCCGGAGATGGTCGCGCTGTTGCACAGCTTTGTCGGCGCCGCGGCGGTGCTGGTCGGCTTCGCGAGCTACTTCGGGCCCCACGGCGAGACCGTGGTCGGGCAGCGGATCCACCTGACCGAGATCTTCCTGGCGGTCTGGATCGGCGCGATCACGTTCACCGGCTCGGTGGTCGCGTTCCTGAAACTCTGCGGGAAGCTGTCCGGCAAGCCGCTGCTGCTGCCCGGCCGGCACTTGCTGAACCTGGCCGCGGTGGTGCTGAGCGCCGTGCTGGGCGTGATGTTCGTGCTGCACCTGGGCGGCGTCGCCCCGCTCGTGCTGCTGCTCCTCGCCACTGTGATCGCGCTGCTGCTGGGCGTGCACCTGGTGGCCGCCATCGGCGGCGCGGACATGCCGGTGGTGGTCTCGCTGCTCAACAGCTACTCCGGCTGGACCGCGGCGGCCGCCGGCTTCATGCTCTCCAATGACCTGCTGATCGTGACCGGCGCGCTGGTCGGCGCCAGCGGCGCCATCCTCAGCTACATCATGTGCCACGCGATGAACCGCTCGATCTGGAACGTCGTGTTCGGCGGGTTCGGCGCCGAGCCGAAGGCGGCCGCGGGCGGGGAGTCCTGCTCCATGGAGCAGGCCGGCACGGTCACCGAGACCAGCGTCAGCGACCTGGCCGACGAGCTGAAGCGGGCCGAGAACGTGATTATCGTGCCCGGCTACGGAATGGCCGTCGCACGGGCGCAGCACGCCGTCCGCGAGGTGGGCGACAAGCTCCGCGCCCAGGGCAAGAACGTGCGGTTCGCCATCCACCCGGTCGCCGGCCGCCTGCCCGGGCACATGAACGTGCTGCTGGCCGAGGCGAGCGTCCCGTACGACATCGTGCTGGAGATGGACGAGATCAACGCCGATTTCCCCGACACGGATGTCGTGCTGGTGATCGGCGCCAACGACATCGTGAACCCCAGCGCGCTGACCGACCCGGGCAGCCCGATCGCCGGCATGCCGGTGCTCGAGGTGTGGGAGGCCAAGCGGGTCGTGATGCTCAAGCGGGGCAGGGCGGCCGGCTACGCGGGCGTCGATAATCCGCTGTTCTACTACGACAACACCCACATGCTCTTCGGCGACGCGCACGACAGCATGAACGAGTTGGTGGGCGAACTCTCCTAA
- a CDS encoding baeRF7 domain-containing protein, whose protein sequence is MNTTEIKHADISSLANHSSKPCVSIYLPTHRKGREVQQDPIRLKNLLADAEKQLQQAGHDRELQLRLLAPAQQLPGRPEDDFWQNSTEGLAILLSPGSAVGYRLTAATPELVVVADEYYLPPLLRSLQGDGRCYALAVSQNRVRLFEGDKHGLSEVEHANLPQDLVDALNIDEYQSALQFHSHAAATSSSAGGDAIFHGHGGGEGEDHKKELLQFFHRLNAPLMKYLPGQRAPLVFCGVEYLFPLFREACDYQRLVAEPVPGNPDDLSADDLHPRVWQLVEPLFAADQRAIAERLGLAESRDQGSRDLDAIASAAEQGRVDTLYVRADLADGPGQQRQRCAGVVSQVLRTGGDVLVCDAEPDASDSGCAAVYRF, encoded by the coding sequence GTGAACACCACCGAGATCAAGCACGCTGATATTTCGTCGCTGGCAAACCACTCCTCCAAGCCGTGCGTTTCGATCTACCTGCCGACCCACCGCAAGGGCCGTGAGGTTCAGCAAGACCCGATCCGCCTGAAGAACCTGTTGGCGGACGCCGAGAAGCAGCTCCAGCAGGCGGGGCACGACCGCGAGCTGCAGCTCCGCCTGCTGGCCCCCGCGCAGCAGCTTCCCGGCCGGCCCGAAGACGACTTCTGGCAGAACTCGACCGAGGGCCTGGCGATCCTGCTGTCGCCCGGCAGCGCGGTCGGCTACCGGCTCACCGCGGCGACGCCGGAGCTGGTCGTCGTGGCGGACGAGTACTACCTGCCGCCGCTCCTCCGCAGCCTGCAGGGCGACGGCCGCTGCTACGCGTTGGCGGTCAGCCAGAACCGTGTGCGTCTGTTCGAGGGCGACAAGCACGGGCTGTCGGAGGTCGAGCACGCCAACCTCCCGCAGGACCTGGTCGACGCGCTCAACATCGACGAGTACCAGTCCGCGCTGCAGTTCCACTCCCACGCGGCGGCCACTAGCAGCAGCGCCGGCGGCGACGCCATCTTCCACGGGCACGGCGGCGGCGAGGGCGAGGACCACAAGAAGGAGCTGCTGCAGTTTTTCCACCGGCTCAACGCGCCGCTGATGAAGTACCTGCCGGGCCAGCGCGCCCCGCTGGTGTTCTGCGGCGTGGAGTACCTGTTCCCGTTGTTCCGCGAGGCCTGCGATTATCAACGGCTGGTCGCGGAGCCGGTGCCGGGCAACCCGGACGACCTGTCCGCCGACGACCTGCACCCGCGGGTGTGGCAGCTGGTCGAGCCGCTGTTCGCGGCGGATCAGCGGGCGATTGCCGAGCGGCTGGGGCTGGCCGAGTCGCGGGACCAGGGCAGCCGCGACCTGGACGCCATCGCGTCGGCGGCCGAGCAGGGCCGCGTCGACACGCTGTACGTCCGAGCCGACCTGGCGGACGGCCCCGGACAGCAGCGTCAGCGGTGCGCCGGCGTGGTGTCACAGGTGCTCCGCACGGGCGGCGACGTGCTGGTCTGCGACGCGGAGCCGGACGCGAGCGACTCGGGCTGCGCAGCGGTGTACCGGTTCTGA